One Gordonia pseudamarae genomic window, CATCCCGAGGACCCGGCGCCGTCCCCTGCGCACCACATTCGCCGCCCGTGTCTGCCAGCGCGGACGCACCCGTGGCAGGGGTGCCGAAACGACCAGCGCCGCCACTGTGTCCAATGCCACCTCGAGGACATCGGCGTCCGTCGGTTCGGGCACGGCGTCGTCCGGCCGGGCGAGTGCCAGGTCGTCGAGATCACCGGCGATCCGGTAACCGGCGGCGGCGATCTCCGCGATCATCGCGCGGCTCTGTTCGGCCGCCCAGGCCAACTGCTCCCCCGATATCCGGCGCGGTGTCCCGCCGCGTTCGGCGAACAGGATCTCGCCGATGATCTGGCCTTTCATCACCCGCTCGTACCGCCGCCATTCGATCGCATCGGGTTGCAGTCGGGTGTTGAGCCGGCGCACGAACTCCGTCTGCACCGCCGACAGCGACGAGTTCAGGTCGGGAACCGCGATGGTCAGCGCCGCCGGATCGACGCCGATGACCGACAGGAACCGATTCCACAGTTCGTCACCGCCACGGGTCTGCGGGACGGTGATCACATGCACCCGGTCGGGCCCGACGAACGGCGCCCAGGTGCGCAGGATGCGCACATAGTCCTGGAATTCCCAAAAGGGTTCTTCACCGACGCGCGCTTGGCGGGAAGGCCCGTCGCCGCCGGCCGCCGGAGTGTGTGGGCCGCCGGCGTGCGCGCGGACCGAGTCGACGAACTCGGCGAACGTGGCGGTCCGCTGGTTCTTGACGTTCTCCTGCCACACCGACGGCAACTGCCGACCGAGGTCACGCACGGTCACCACCACATGCACGTCGTCGGCGAAGCCCAGATCCGACATGAGTTTCCCGATCTGCGGCTCGGTGGCCGTGGCCAGTAGTTCGTGACTGACCAGGGAACGCTCCGGCCACGCCTTCATCTGGGCCACCATCGTCGGCCACGCCGACGCAAACTCCGGGTCTACCCAGTCCAGGTAGCGCTCGGGCTGCAGATGTGCCGCGGCGTGGAAATGGTCGGCGATCTCGTTGCCCGGATACAGCAGGCCCGACGAGTCGAGCGCGAGGTCCCGGTTGCGCCACAGACGATCCTGCAGATGGGTGGTTCCGGTCTTGGGTAGTCCGATGTGGAGGTATACGACTGACATGATGAACCGAGCCTATTGGGTCGGGCCGACGGGAACCGGGAGGAGCCGTCCATCTCGGCCGGTTGCCGACGGATTTGGGGGCGTCGCGGCCCGTCAGGTAAAGTAGATCGCTGTTGCACACCGCCACCCATGGCAGGTGTGATCCGGTGGTGCAAGCCACCACACATGAACAGTTGACAGCTTTTTCACCGCAAACGTAGAGGGAACCCGCGTGGCAAACATCAAATCGCAGATCAAGCGCAACCTGACCAACGAAGCGCGTCGTCAGCGCAACCAGTCGGTGCGCTCGTCGCTGCGGACCGCGATCCGCAACTTCCGCGAGGCCGTTGCCACCGGCGATAAGGACAAGGCCGCCGAGCTGGGCCAGTTCGCGAGCAAGAAGCTCGACAAGGCCGCCAGCAAGGGCGTCATCCACGCCAACCAGGCCGCCAACAAGAAGTCGGCCATCGCGCTGGCCGTCAACAAGCTCTGACCTGTAGCTGACGAACAACCCGGTGATCTCCACGCGATCACCGGGTTTCTGGCGTGTCCACACCCCGCCCTTCACCCAGCCGGCTGAGGTGCGAGGAGCGCAAGCGACGAACCTCGAAACCCGGTGAGATAACCTCGAAACCCCGTGGGACAGCACCGTCCGGCCGAGTGGTGTCGACACTCACAAGCTCGCACAAGGCCCGCACTTACAAGCGTATGCCCTTCACCGCACCCGCGAACGCACGTCCGGCCGCAGACCCGCAACCGTCGACACCGCGTGTTCGAGGGCGTAGTCGGCGTCGGCGGCCTGACCTTTCACGTCGCCGTTGAGTTGGGCGACGACGATCATCGCCTGCGCGATGGATACCGAATCCCATGCCCGCGCCTGCCCCTGCACCTTCTTGACGCGCCCGGCAGGCATGCCGAGTTCGCGGGCCACCGAGTAGTGGTCACCGGACACTCCGCGCACACGCGCGATGGCGTGTACCGCTTCGGCGAGTGCGTCGGCGAGCAGCACCCTGGGCACGCCGTGGTGACACGCCCAGGCCAGTGATTCGAGGGCACCGGCGCGGTCGCCGGTGACGGCCTTGTCGGCCACCTCGAATCCGGTGACCTCGGCGCGGCCCTGATAGTAGGTGAGCACGATGTCACGGGTCACCTTGCCGGTGGTGTCGGCGACCAACTGGCCGCATGCGGCCGCCAGCTCCCGCAGTTCCCCGCCCACGCTGTCGACGACCTGCTCGACGACATCACCGCTGACCCGCGCGCCGAGCCGTGTGAATTCGGCGCTGACGAACGTGGCCCGGTCCGACGGCCATTTCGGCGATGCGCAGTCGTACTCGACGGCGCCGGCCTTCTTGAGCGCGGGGACCATCGATTTGGCACGGCCACCGCCGGAATGCACGACCGCCAGCGTGATGCCGTCCGGCAGCGCCTTCGCGGTTGTCGCCACCAGTTCGGCGGGGGCCTTGCCTGCCTCGGCGGCCGATTCGACGACGATCACCCGTTCCTCGGCGAACAGGGACGGGCTGAGCAGTTCGGCCAGTTCGTGTTCGGTCACATCCCCGGCGCGGACCCGGGTGACGGGCACGTCGGCACCGCTCTGCGCCGATCGCTCGGCGACGATCGATTCGACGACGCGACCGGTCAGGAAGTCGTCGTCACCCAACAGCAGGTGCAGCCGTTCACTCACGGCCACCATCGTGCCAGACGATCCGCAACCGCCACCGCCGACATTCACCCCCTCCGGCACCGGCTACCGCACGCCCTGAACCGACACCAGCGTACGGGCCGACGAACTACCGCCCATCGGGGCCGAACCCACGACGGGACAGCTGATTCCGCACCACCAGCCCCACAGCAACCGTCGCGCCCGCCACCACCGCCGCGCCCAGCACACCATCGGGAACAGGGATCGACGACCACGCCCACCCGCCGAGAACACGCGCGCAGGTCACCATCCACCACAAGGCCGGGCCGAGCATCCGGGCGAGCAATTCGGCCAGAACCCAGCCGACGCCGCCGGGCGGGCCGAGCGAACCGATCAGAGCCGCAAGGGTGCCGACCACGCTGATCACGCCGACGACCGGCACCACCACGACATTGGCAAGGATCGCGACGACACTGAACCGGCCACTGATCAGCGCGATGAACGGCGCGGTCACCGACTGCGCCGCAATCGCCATGCCGAGCACCTCCGCGACACCTGTCGGGACCCGATGGTCCCACAACAAATCCCGGATAGCGGGCCCCCACAGCACGATCCCCGCGGTCGCGGCCACCGACAGCACGAAACCAGGCGCCAGCGCCAACTCCGGCCACCACAGCAGACCCACGATCACCGCCGTCCCCAGCGCGGGCAGTGCCTGTGATCGCCGTCGGCCGAGCATCGCCAGAAGGCCGACGGCACCCATCATCGCCGCCCGCAGGACGCTCGGCGACGGTCGGACCAGGATGACGAAGCCGGCGATCACGATCAGCCCGAGAACCGGCAGATATCCGCGGGGGCAACCGATCAGCGCGAGCGCCGCCAGCGCCGCACCGCATACGATCGCGAAGTTGCTACCGGATACCGCGGTCAGGTGGGTGAGTCCGGCATCCCGAAAGTCTTCGCGCACATCGTCATCGAGCCCTGAGGTGTCGCCGAGCACCAGGCCGGGCAGCAGGCCCGATTCGGGGGCGCCCAAGGCCCGGGCGCTGATGGTGCGCAGCCGGGCCCGGATGTACGCGGCGACCCGCTGGTGTGCGGGCGGCGCGCCCACCAGCGCCGGGGTGCCCACGGCGGTCAGCGAGGCCACCAGCATGGTGTGCTCGGGTGGAGGCCGGACCCGCACCAGCACCCTGACCCGTTGCCCAGGTACGAGTTGCGACCACTGTTGCGTTGCTCCCACCAGATGCGCACCCGCCGCGCCGATCTGCCGCTCCCCCACGGCCACCACGTCGACCCGGATGCGCGATCGCCCCGACGCCGCGGGCCGCAGCGGCACGGGATCGTCGACGACGCGGACGGTGACCGTCGACTTTCCACGATCCTCATGCAGCGGAGATTGTTGTATCGCGGTGACTTTGAGGGACAGCGCGATACCGGCCGTGACTGCCATACCCAGCATCAGCACCACCGGCCCGACCAGCCGCCACGACAGCAGCCGCAACCACACCGCACCCGTGACACCGAACAGCGCGGCACCACCGATGATCACGATCACCCTGATCGCGGACGGGGCGGCCAGCCCGACCATCGTGATCATCCACACCGCCGCGGCGGGCGCGACCAGCCGCAGGTCGCGCGTCGAGGTCACACGATGACCTTGTCGCGCAACTTCTCCAGCCGCGCCGGCCCGATCCCGTCGACTTCGGTGAGCTGGTCGACGGAGGTGAACCGGCCGTTGCGCTGCCGCCAGTCGAGGATCGACTTCGCGGTCACCGGTCCGACGCCGGGCAGAGATTCGAGCTCGGTTTGCGAGGCGGTGTTGAGGTTGACGGTGCCCGACCCACCGGTCGGGGCCGTCCCACCGGCCGGGTCGGGAACGGACGATTCGTCCGAAGCCGGTGCACTCGTCGGCCCGGCCCCGACAACGGCACTGCGCATCGACATCTCACCGTCGCGTCCGGCGTATCCGACGAGTACCTGGTCGCCGTCACGCAGCAGCTGAGCGAGGTTGAGCGACAACAGGTCCGCATTCTTACGGGCACCGCCGGCCCGCTCGATGGCATCGGCGACCCGCGCGCCGGGCGGCAGCCGGACCAGCCCCGGCCTGCCCACCAGCCCCACCACGCTCACCACCATCGCATCCGGTTGCGGGGCCGACCTGCTCGGTTCGGCCGCGGCGGGGGCCGGTGCGGACTCGTCCGGTGCCGGTTGCACCGTCGACGGGGCCGTCGAGGTGTGTGCCGCGGCGGCCGGAAAGTCCACGCCCGGCACCGGGTCGTCACTGCCCCAGATTGCGAAACCCGCCACCGCACAGGCGATGACCCCCACCAGAATCAAGGCGATCGCGGCGGGCGGTGCCACGGCGAACCTGGAACGGGATCGCCCACCCGGCGGTTCGTCGTCGTCCCACTCCCAGTCCTCGTCCGGTTCGTCCCATCGGTCTCTCCGCCGGTCATCGGTGTCTCTCCGCCGGTCATCGGTGTCTCGATGGCGGGTGTCTCGATTGTCGGTGTCGCGATAGTCGGTGCCGCGCTGGTCTGGGTCAGGAACACCGTCGAGATGTCCGCGCGCATCGGCCGGTTCCACGCGCGGAATCGCCGGGGGTACACCGGACAGCCACGCAGGCATGCTCCCGGCAGCCCACTCCGATCCCATCCCGCGCGCGCCACTCCCGCCACTCCCGTCGTCGCGACGTCCCCACGTCCCGGCGGCAGTGGTGATCGGCTCCGGATCGGTCTGATCATCCGCGGGCACAGGACCGTCGGTGTCGTGATGTCTCGGCGGTGACGGCAACCGCACGATCGGTTCCGGGCTGACGGGCGGTTCCGGGCTGACGGGCGGTTCCGGGCTGACGGGCGGTTCCAGGTCGGTCGGCGGTTCCGGGCCGACGGGCGGTTCCAGGCCGACGGGAACATCGGGTTCGGTGGGCGGCGTGATACCGGACGGACCCGGCAACCGGTCATCGTCGGCCAGGAAGGGCGGTGCGCTGCGCAAGCGCTCCAGCGGGCTCGCCGGCGTCGATCCCCGGTGCGGTTCCCGCTTGTTCTCACCCGCAGGTGTGCGCGACGACTGTTCACCGATCTTGGAGGCCATGGCTCGACCCTACGGCCGGACCCAGCGATCGAGACCGACGAAAGTGCTTACGCCGCAATATCTGTGGACAAGTCGAGACATGTGCGCGGCTGTGCATCGCGCAATTGACAAAGACTTCCCGGCCGACTCAGTCCTCGGCGATTCCCTCGATGGGATCGAGGTGGGTTCCGATCACCACACCGACCGCCCCCGGGCCGACATGGCTGCCGAGGACCGGGGAGATCTCGACGATCAGCGACGAGGTGACCATCTTGAGCTTCTTGCGCAGGTCGTCGGCCACCTCGTGGGCCAGTTCGGGTGCCTCGCAATGCTGGACACCGAGCGTCACCGCTCGCCCACCGGCCGATTCGAGCGCACCCTCCTCGAGTTTGGCGACCGCCTTGGAGAAGGTGCGGTGCCGTTCACGCAGGGTCATGGTGCCGTCCACCATGTGCAGGATCGGTTTGATCGACAGCGCCGAGCCGAGCATCTTCCCGGCCGCACTGATGCGGCCACCTGCGCGCAGGTTGTCGAGGGTCTGCACGCAGAACAGGGAGTCGACGGTCGCGGCCTGCCGGATCGCCGCCTCGTACACGCGGTCCCGGTCGGCTCCGGTTGTGGCCGCCTGCGCCGCGGCGATCGCCGCGAACCCCACGGCCAGGCCCACCGAACGGGAATCGACGACACGCACCTGACCGGAGAACTTCTCCGCCGCGAGCCGTGCCGCCCCCCAGGTACCGGACAACTTGCGGGAGATGTGCACCGCCACCACACCGGCACCGTCGCTGGCCGCCACCGCTTCCTCGAGCGCCTCGCCGATCTCGTGCGGGTTGGCGCCGGAGGTGCTCACCCCGGGGATCCGCACGATGTCGTCGGGCACCTCGTCGACGCCGTCGCTGTAGTCGACGCCGTCGACCGTCAGATGCAAGGGCACACGCCGGATCCCGTAGTGGTCGGCGACCGACGACGGCAAACAGGACGACGAATCAGTGACGACGACAACAGGCACGGCGTCTACGTTATCCCGTCACCGTCAATGCCTTGCTCACCACCGGCGTGACCAGCGCCGCGAGATCACGATGACATTGGAAACCCCAATGGATGCCGTCTGGATTCATCTGCTGATCGGGGTCGGCGAACGCATCGCGTGTCGTCGGATAGAAGTCGACGGTCGGAAACGAGTTGGCCCGCGCATAGTCGGCGATGGCGGTGGTCGTCTCCATCCGGCCCTTGTGAACGTAGCCGTAGTACGGGCTCGCATGTGTCGGCGGCAGGCACACCACGATCGGCAGTTCGGGCCGCAGCTGCTTGATCGACGACCCGATCTTGTCCCAGTACTCGGCGGTCACCGACCCGGGCAACGCCAGCGGCTTACCGAGTTTCGACGCGCGCGGCTGCACCCACTGGTAGCCGTCACGGACGCGCTGGCGCAGCCAGTTGGGGCGGATGTAGCGGATCTGTTCCCGAAACGCCGTCGGCAACGGGGACGGCAGCGAATCCATGCCACCGAACGCCATCACCACGACCTCCGCGTCGGGGATGGCGGCCCAGATGTTGGGGTCCTGGGTCAGCGCCCACCACACGTCGCGGCTGGTCCAGCCGATACGGCCGAACAGTTTGAGTTCGCGGGCGCAGTCGGCGGCGACGATCGACGGCCAGATGTTCGGATCGTTGGCCGCCAAACCCCCTTTCGGACCGAAGAACGCCAGAGAATCGGACAGAACGACGATGCTCATTGCACTCCCGGGTCGGCGTCTTCGGCCGACGCATTCCAGACGTCCAGACGCCACCTCGGCGCCTCACCGGGCACCCCGTGCCCGGACAACTGCACCCAGCTGGTGTTCGCCAGACCCCCGAACACCGGCCACGACCCGATCGGCAGGTCCAGCAGTGCGGCGGTCATCGCAGCGATCACCCCGCCGTGTGCGACGAGCACCACCGGCGCGTCCGGATTGTCACCGGTCCCCCACTCGGGCAGGGCATCGACCAGTTCGGCGACCACCGGCGCGGCGCGGCCAGCCACATCCACGCGCGTTTCACCGCCGGGCGGACCCCACGTCGCGTCGTCGCGCCACACCCGCCGGGCACCCGGCGCGATCTGGTCGACCTCCAGGTGCGTCATACCCTGCCAGTCGCCGAGATGTGTTTCGCGCAGCCGGATATCGGTGGTGACCTCCAGCCCGGACTCCTCGCCCAGCGCGAGCGCGGTGTCGTGCGCGCGCCGCAGATCCGACGACCGGATCAGCAGCGGCGAGCGCTTCGCCAGCACCGTCGCCGCGGCGGCGGCCTGCCGCACCCCGAGTTCGGACAGGTCGGTGTCGAGTTGGCCCTGCATCCGGCTGTCCGCGTTGTACTCGGTCTGACCGTGCCGCAACAGCAGCAGCCTGCGCGCCACCGGCGTCAACCGTTCGACGGAGGTGTCGTGCGAGTCGGGTCCGCCGCTCATAGGCCGTCAATCTCGATGACCGGGCAGTCCTTCCACATCCGGTCCAGTGCGTACACGCTGCGCTCCTCCGCGTGCTGGATATGGACGACGATGTCGATGAAGTCGAGCAGCACCCAGCGTCCCTCACGTGTGCCCTCGCGACGCGCGGGCTTGTACCCGGCCTCACGCATCTTGTCCTCGACCTCGTCGACGATCGCGTTGACCTGACGTTCGTTGTCGGCGGAGGCGATCACGAACAGGTCGGTGATCACCAACTGCTCGGACACGTCGATCACGGCGATGTCGTGGCCCAGCTTGTCGGCGGCCGCCCGGGCGGCGACCTCGGCCATCGTCAGGGATTCAGGTGCGGCGCTCAACGGCGTCCCCTCTCGTTGTTGATCGAACTCGGTGGCGGACCCACCGCCGGTTGAGGTGCGAGGAGCGCAAGCGACGAGCCTCGGAACCCGGTGAGAAGACATTGTTCTCTTACGGGGTTTCGAGGCTCGGCCGGCGGGCGACGTCGCGCCTCAACCGACATAGCAGCGGTCATGGTGCGCTCACCCCGCGCGAGGCGCGCGCTCGGTAGAGACGCCGTTTGGCGATGTACTGCACCACCCCGTCGGGCACCAGATACCAGACGGGCCGGCCGGTGGCGGCGCGTTCGCGGCAGTCGGTGGACGAGATCGCCAGGGCCGGGATCTCGAGGGTCTGCAAGGTGTCGGCGGGCAGCGTCTTCAGGTGGTCGGCGAGGTGCTCGGCGTGCAGTTCGTAGCCGGGCCTGCTGACGCCGACGAACTTGGCCAGGGCGAACAGCTCTTCCCAGTGCTGCCACGACAGGATCGATTCGAGCGCGTCGGCGCCGGTGATGAAGTACAGCTGCGCATCGGGGAGGACGGCACGCAGATCGCGCAGGGTGTCGACGGTGTAGGTGGCGCCTTCGCGTTCGATGTCGACGCGGCTGACGCTGAATCGCGGGTTGGACGCGGTGGCGATCACTGTCATCAGGTAACGGTCCTCGGCGGGACTGACCGAACGCGGCGCGGTGCCGTTCTCCGCGTCACCGGTCATCTTCTGCCACGGCTGCCCGGTGGGCACGAAGATGACCTCGTCGAGCCTGCACCGGTAGGCGACCTCGCTGGCCGCCACCAGGTGCCCGTTGTGAATGGGATCGAAGGTTCCGCCCATCACACCGATACGGCGCACGCGAGGGCGGTCGGAGGACATGAAGGGTGAGTCTACCGGTGCAGGCCGGAGGGGCCGTCGCACCCTACACCGGCAGCAGGTCGGCGATGACTTCGCCGAGCTGGGTGACATTGCGGCATTCGTACATCTGGATCACCTGCGCGTACCGGGTCGCGGCGGAGTCGCCGGTTCCCCACACCGATTCGGCCTCCGGGTTGAGCCAGTACGAGTTGCGGGCCCGGTCGACGAGTTCGGTGAGCGCGTCGAGGCGGGCGTCGTGGTAGTTGTTGCGGGCGTCACCGAGGATCAGCAGCGCACCCCGATGGGTGAGCGACTCGGCGTACTCGTCGGCGAATCCGCGCAGCATGTTGCCGTAGTCCGAATGCCCGTCGAGGGTGGCGATGCGCGCGGTGGAGATCATCTGGTGCATCGCGGCGCCGAAGTCTCCGTCGTCGGTGTGCCGGTCGAAGTATTCGGTCACCTCATCGACGGTGTCCACGAAAGCGAATACCCGCACTTTCGAGAACTGTTGCCGCAGAGCGTAAACCAACCGCAGTGTGAACTGGGAGAAACCGGCGACAGACCCCGACACATCGCAGATGATCACCAGTTCCGGCCGGTGCGGCCGCGGTGCGCGATGGATGAGGTCGATGGGCACCCCACCGGTGGACATCGACGCCCGCAGCGTCTTGCGCACATCGACCTGCCCACGATGCGAACGGCGCCGGCGGATCTCCAGTTTCGCCGCCAGCAGCCGGGCCAGTGGCTCGATGGTGCGCCGGATCTGCGCCTGCTCACGCGCCCCGGCCGACAGGAAGTTGATGTTCTCCGGCAGCTTGGGCACCGCATAGTCGGCGACGGCGTCGCGGCCGTTGCGCATCGCCATCCGCCGCTGGGTTTCCGATTCGATCGCCGCACGCAGCCCACCGGCGCGGGCGCGGGCCGCCGCCCGGTACCGTTCGGCGGTGCCGGCGCGGCCCGCGCTCTCGTCGTTGCCGGCGTCCAACGCGGCGGCGATCTTGGCGATGAGGGTTTGCGGGCTGACCACCGACATCGCCTGATAGGTGGAGAACGCCTCCCCACGCGTCGACTCGTACCGGCCGAGCTGGTCGACGATCTGTGCCACCAGCTCCGCGAGCCGCCCGTCGCGCTCGGCCTCGTCGTCGGCGAGCAGGTCGGCGATCATCGAGCGGGTCGCCTCCACGTCGATCTCACCGTCGGTGTCGCGGGGCAACTCGAATGTGGTGGTGCGTACCCCCGGTGCGGGCGGAAACCACAGGTCGAAGAGCTTGTCGAAGACCAGCCGATGGGTCTGATCGGTCAGCAGGGTCGCCGCCAGACCTTCTCGCAGGCTGGTGCGGTCGAGCAGATCGAGGACCGCCATCGCGCGGGCGGCGTCGATGAGCGCCGACGGGTTGACCGGCATACCCCGCCCGCGCAGAGCATCGACGAACCCGGTGAGCTGCCCCACCAGGGGTACGTCGTCGAGCGTGGTCCGCGCGGTGTCGGTCATCAACCGAGTTTGAGTTCTTTGATCGCCGTCTTCAGATCGGGGCGATGCTTGAGCACCACGCCGAGGGTGCGGGCGATCAACCCGTCGTCGAGCGTGGCGCGACGCCCGGACACGTCGTCGCCGGCACCGAGCGCGAGCAACGTGTTGGCCCAGTCGATGGTTTCGGCCACCGACGGCTTCTTGCGGATGTCCAGGGTGCGCAGCACCCCGATGATCCGCACGATCTCCGCCGACAGCGCGCCACCGAGCTCGGGCACCCGCGAGGCCAGGATCTCCCGTTCGCGGTGGCTGTCGGGGAAATCGATGTACAGGTACAGGCAGCGCCGCTTGAGCGCCTCCGACAGTTCGCGGGTGGCGTTGGAGGTGAGCAGCACGATCGGGCGTCGGGTCGCGGCGACCGTACCCATCTCGGGGATGGTGACGGCGAAATCGCTGAGCACCTCCAACAGCAGACCTTCCATGTCGACGTCGGCCTTGTCCACTTCGTCGATCAGCAGGACCGTGGGTTCGTCGCGGGAGATGGCGCGCAGCAGCGGTCTCGGCAGCAGGAACTCGTCGGAGAAGATGTCGCTCTTGGCCTCGTCCCACGAACGGGTGCCGGTCGCCTGGATCGCGAGGATCTGCTTGGCGTGGTTCCACTCGTACAGGGCGCGGGCCTCGTCGATGCCCTCGTAGCACTGCAGACGGATGAGTTCGGCACCGGTGGCTGTGGCCA contains:
- a CDS encoding AAA family ATPase, with amino-acid sequence MSAIVPSFHGVPDVVTRLRQTGYLADDATATSAFLADRLGKPLLVEGPAGVGKTELARALATATGAELIRLQCYEGIDEARALYEWNHAKQILAIQATGTRSWDEAKSDIFSDEFLLPRPLLRAISRDEPTVLLIDEVDKADVDMEGLLLEVLSDFAVTIPEMGTVAATRRPIVLLTSNATRELSEALKRRCLYLYIDFPDSHREREILASRVPELGGALSAEIVRIIGVLRTLDIRKKPSVAETIDWANTLLALGAGDDVSGRRATLDDGLIARTLGVVLKHRPDLKTAIKELKLG